Proteins encoded by one window of Collimonas fungivorans:
- a CDS encoding malate dehydrogenase: protein MAKSPLRVAVTGAAGQIGYSLLFRIANGDLLGKDQPVILQLLEIPDEKAQKALKGVIMEVDDCAFPLLAGITAHSDPLTAFKDVDVALLVGARPRGPGMERKDLLEANAQIFTVQGKALDAVASRNVKVLVVGNPANTNAYIAMKSAPNLPAKNFTAMLRLDHNRALSQVAAKIGKPVASIEKLFVWGNHSPTMYADYRYATADGASVKDLINDQVWNKDVFLPTVGKRGAAIIEARGLSSAASAANAAIDHVRDWVLGTNGKWTTMGVPSDGSYGIPEGTMFGFPVTTENGEYKIVQGLEIDAFSQERINITLKELQEERDGVKHLVG from the coding sequence ATGGCTAAGTCCCCTCTGCGCGTTGCCGTTACCGGCGCCGCTGGTCAAATCGGTTATTCCCTCCTGTTCCGCATCGCCAACGGCGACCTGCTCGGCAAAGATCAACCGGTCATTTTGCAACTGCTGGAAATCCCTGACGAAAAAGCACAAAAAGCGCTTAAGGGCGTGATCATGGAAGTCGACGATTGCGCCTTCCCGCTGCTGGCCGGCATCACTGCCCACAGCGATCCGCTGACCGCATTCAAGGATGTCGACGTCGCCCTGCTGGTCGGCGCCCGTCCGCGCGGCCCAGGCATGGAGCGCAAGGACCTGCTGGAAGCCAATGCCCAGATCTTCACGGTGCAAGGCAAGGCGCTGGATGCCGTCGCTTCGCGCAATGTCAAGGTGCTGGTGGTCGGCAATCCAGCCAACACCAATGCTTACATCGCCATGAAATCGGCGCCTAACCTGCCGGCCAAGAACTTCACCGCGATGCTGCGCCTGGACCACAACCGCGCCCTGTCGCAAGTCGCGGCCAAGATCGGCAAGCCGGTCGCCAGCATCGAAAAACTGTTCGTCTGGGGCAACCACTCGCCTACCATGTACGCCGACTATCGCTACGCGACAGCCGACGGCGCATCGGTCAAGGACCTGATCAACGACCAGGTCTGGAACAAGGACGTGTTCCTGCCGACCGTCGGCAAGCGCGGCGCGGCGATCATCGAAGCGCGCGGCCTGTCGTCGGCTGCTTCGGCCGCCAACGCTGCCATCGACCACGTGCGCGACTGGGTGCTCGGCACCAACGGCAAGTGGACCACCATGGGCGTGCCATCGGACGGTTCTTACGGCATTCCTGAAGGCACCATGTTCGGTTTCCCTGTCACCACTGAAAACGGCGAATACAAAATCGTCCAGGGCCTGGAAATCGACGCCTTCTCGCAAGAGCGCATCAACATCACGCTGAAAGAACTGCAAGAAGAGCGTGACGGCGTGAAACACCTGGTCGGCTAA
- a CDS encoding LysR family transcriptional regulator gives MQDLNDLYYYVQVVDHGGFAPAGRALGMPKSKLSRRLQLLEERLGVRLVQRTTRQFSVTEVGQSYYEHCKAMLVEADAAQDAIELTRGEPRGTVRLTCPVALLHAHVDVMLADFMAANPRVTVLLEATNRRVDVVAEAVDIAIRVRPPPIPDSDLVLRVLADRSQCLVASSLLLKGRALPTSPADLSDWPSLGLGTAQQNHVWNLFGPDGAKAAIHHTPRFVTGDMMALLRAAVAGVGIVQLPTMMIREHVAQGTLVHVLNDWRPRHEIIHVVFPSRRGLLPLVRTLIDYLVQRFQALEED, from the coding sequence ATGCAGGATTTGAACGATCTCTACTACTACGTCCAAGTGGTCGACCATGGCGGCTTTGCGCCGGCGGGACGCGCCCTGGGCATGCCGAAGTCCAAGCTGAGCCGGCGCCTACAGCTGCTGGAGGAGCGTCTGGGCGTGCGGCTGGTCCAGCGCACCACGCGGCAGTTTTCGGTGACCGAAGTGGGGCAGTCCTATTACGAGCACTGCAAGGCGATGCTGGTCGAGGCGGACGCTGCGCAGGACGCCATCGAGCTGACCCGCGGCGAGCCGCGTGGCACCGTGCGGCTTACTTGCCCGGTGGCTTTGCTGCATGCGCATGTGGACGTGATGCTGGCCGATTTCATGGCGGCCAATCCGCGCGTGACGGTCTTGCTGGAGGCGACCAACCGCCGGGTCGATGTGGTGGCGGAGGCGGTGGATATCGCGATCAGGGTGCGGCCGCCGCCGATCCCGGACAGCGACCTGGTGCTGCGCGTATTGGCAGACCGCAGCCAGTGCCTGGTCGCCAGCTCGCTATTGCTGAAAGGGCGGGCGTTGCCGACGTCGCCGGCGGATCTGAGCGACTGGCCGAGCCTGGGCCTGGGCACGGCGCAGCAAAACCATGTGTGGAACCTGTTCGGGCCGGACGGCGCCAAGGCGGCGATCCATCACACGCCGCGGTTTGTCACCGGCGACATGATGGCCTTGCTGCGGGCGGCGGTGGCCGGCGTCGGCATCGTGCAGCTGCCGACCATGATGATCCGCGAGCATGTAGCGCAGGGCACGCTGGTGCATGTCTTGAACGACTGGCGGCCACGGCATGAAATCATCCACGTGGTATTCCCATCGCGGCGCGGTTTGCTGCCTTTGGTGCGGACTTTGATCGATTACCTGGTGCAGCGTTTCCAGGCTCTGGAAGAGGACTGA
- the sdhD gene encoding succinate dehydrogenase, hydrophobic membrane anchor protein: MADNNIGGKRLVVGAHYGLRDWLAQRVTAVVMAVYTIILLVSFLTASNFSYDGWAGLFSHQWFKLATFVTLMALFFHAWIGVRDIWMDYVKPVAVRLVLQVATILWLVGCAGWAAQILWRV; this comes from the coding sequence ATGGCTGACAACAATATTGGCGGCAAACGCTTGGTAGTAGGGGCGCATTACGGTTTGCGCGACTGGCTGGCGCAGCGGGTTACAGCAGTGGTCATGGCTGTTTACACCATCATTCTCCTGGTTTCTTTCCTCACCGCCAGCAATTTCAGCTATGACGGCTGGGCGGGCCTGTTTTCGCATCAGTGGTTCAAGCTCGCGACGTTCGTGACGCTGATGGCGCTGTTTTTCCACGCCTGGATAGGCGTGCGTGATATCTGGATGGATTATGTCAAGCCGGTTGCAGTGCGCCTGGTCTTGCAAGTTGCCACAATCCTGTGGTTGGTCGGTTGTGCCGGATGGGCGGCGCAGATTTTGTGGAGAGTGTAA
- the acnA gene encoding aconitate hydratase AcnA — MSRNTLNTLKEFKISDSKKGKFYSLPALEKKLGVNISRLPVSIRIVLESVLRNCDGKKVTEEHVKQLASWGATAARTDEIPFVVARVVLQDFTGVPLLADLAAMRNVAASLGKNAKNIEPLVPVDLVVDHSVQIDHFREKKALDLNMKLEFQRNNERYQFMKWGMQAFDTFGVVPPGFGIVHQVNLEYLARGVHKKDSVYYPDTLVGTDSHTTMINGIGVVGWGVGGIEAEAGMLGQPVYFLTPDVVGVNLTGQLREGVTATDLVLTITELLRKAKVVGKFVEFFGAGTASLSLTDRATIANMAPEYGATMGFFPVDDATIEYFEGTGRSKAEIDAFAGYFKAQNLYGIPKAGDIDYTTVVELDLATVAPSLAGPKRPQDRIEIGNVKANFAELFSKPIAENGFNKKVEDLDATYTNADGVKLQNGDVLIAAITSCTNTSNPSVMLAAGLLAKKAVEAGLKVPAHIKTSLAPGSRVVTEYLEAAGLLPYLEKLGFGVTAYGCTTCIGNAGDLTPAMNEAIVKNDVVASAVLSGNRNFEARIHPNIRSNFLASPPLVVAYAIAGNMTRDLMTEPVGKGKGGKDIYLGDIWPTSQEVAKLMKFAMNAKTFKANYADVKGAPGKLWEAIKGVAGGEVYNWPKSTYIAEPPFFQDFTMVPKAAATGITGARALGVFGDSITTDHISPAGSIKESSPAGKWLVANGVLKADFNSYGSRRGNHEIMMRGTFANVRIKNLMIPPTPDGSRIEGGITLFQPSGEETSIYDAAMQYVKDGVPTMVFAGEEYGTGSSRDWAAKGTQLLGVKAVFARSFERIHRSNLVGMGVLPLQFLGTDSVQTLGITGNETFDLKGIDGEIKPQQDATLVIHRANGETKEVKVLLRIDTPIEVDYYKHGGILPFVLRQLLAA; from the coding sequence ATGTCCCGCAACACGTTGAACACACTCAAGGAATTCAAGATTTCCGACTCCAAGAAAGGCAAGTTCTATTCCTTGCCTGCGCTGGAGAAAAAACTTGGCGTCAACATCTCGCGCCTGCCGGTGTCGATCCGTATCGTGCTGGAATCCGTACTGCGTAACTGCGACGGCAAGAAAGTCACCGAAGAACACGTCAAGCAGCTGGCCAGCTGGGGCGCTACTGCGGCCCGCACCGACGAAATCCCGTTCGTGGTGGCGCGCGTAGTGCTGCAAGACTTCACCGGCGTGCCGCTGCTGGCCGACCTGGCCGCGATGCGCAACGTCGCCGCTTCGCTCGGCAAGAACGCCAAGAACATCGAACCGCTGGTGCCGGTCGACCTGGTGGTCGACCACTCGGTGCAGATCGACCACTTCCGTGAAAAGAAGGCGCTCGACCTCAACATGAAACTGGAATTCCAGCGCAATAACGAGCGCTACCAGTTCATGAAATGGGGCATGCAGGCATTCGACACATTCGGCGTCGTGCCTCCCGGCTTCGGCATCGTCCACCAGGTCAACCTGGAATACCTGGCGCGTGGCGTCCACAAGAAGGATTCGGTGTATTACCCGGACACCCTGGTCGGCACTGATTCGCACACCACCATGATCAACGGCATCGGCGTAGTCGGCTGGGGCGTGGGCGGCATCGAGGCGGAAGCCGGCATGCTGGGCCAGCCGGTCTACTTCCTGACACCGGACGTAGTCGGCGTTAACCTCACCGGCCAGCTGCGCGAAGGCGTCACCGCCACCGACCTGGTGCTGACCATCACCGAACTGCTGCGCAAAGCCAAGGTAGTCGGCAAGTTTGTCGAATTCTTCGGCGCAGGCACTGCCTCGCTGAGCCTGACCGACCGCGCCACCATCGCCAACATGGCGCCTGAATACGGCGCCACCATGGGCTTCTTCCCGGTTGACGATGCGACCATCGAATACTTCGAAGGCACTGGCCGCAGCAAGGCGGAAATCGACGCGTTTGCAGGCTACTTCAAGGCGCAGAACCTGTATGGCATTCCAAAGGCCGGCGACATCGACTACACCACCGTGGTCGAACTCGACCTGGCTACTGTTGCGCCATCGCTGGCGGGTCCAAAGCGTCCGCAAGACCGTATCGAAATCGGCAACGTCAAAGCCAACTTCGCGGAACTGTTCAGCAAGCCTATCGCAGAAAACGGCTTCAACAAGAAAGTGGAAGACCTGGATGCGACCTACACCAACGCCGACGGCGTCAAGCTGCAAAACGGCGATGTGCTGATTGCTGCCATCACTTCCTGCACCAACACTTCCAACCCAAGCGTCATGCTGGCGGCTGGTTTGCTGGCCAAGAAAGCGGTTGAAGCCGGCCTCAAGGTACCTGCCCACATCAAGACGTCGCTGGCCCCTGGCTCGCGCGTCGTCACCGAGTACCTGGAAGCGGCCGGCCTGCTGCCGTACCTGGAAAAACTCGGCTTCGGCGTCACTGCCTACGGCTGCACCACCTGCATCGGCAACGCCGGCGACCTGACGCCAGCCATGAACGAAGCCATCGTCAAGAACGATGTGGTGGCGTCGGCCGTGTTGTCGGGCAACCGCAATTTCGAAGCACGTATCCATCCGAACATCCGCTCCAACTTCCTGGCCTCGCCGCCGCTGGTGGTCGCTTACGCGATCGCCGGCAACATGACGCGCGACCTGATGACCGAACCGGTCGGCAAGGGCAAGGGCGGCAAGGACATCTACCTGGGCGATATCTGGCCGACCTCGCAGGAAGTCGCCAAGCTGATGAAGTTCGCGATGAATGCCAAGACTTTCAAGGCCAACTACGCTGACGTCAAGGGCGCACCGGGCAAGCTGTGGGAAGCCATCAAGGGCGTCGCCGGCGGCGAAGTCTACAACTGGCCGAAATCGACCTACATCGCCGAACCGCCGTTCTTCCAGGACTTCACCATGGTGCCGAAGGCAGCTGCCACCGGCATCACCGGCGCCCGCGCGCTGGGCGTGTTCGGCGATTCGATCACCACCGACCACATCTCGCCAGCCGGTTCCATCAAGGAATCCAGCCCGGCCGGCAAGTGGCTGGTCGCCAACGGCGTGCTGAAAGCCGACTTCAACTCCTACGGCTCGCGCCGCGGCAACCACGAAATCATGATGCGCGGCACCTTCGCCAATGTCCGCATCAAGAACCTGATGATCCCGCCGACACCGGACGGTTCGCGGATTGAGGGCGGCATCACGCTGTTCCAGCCGAGCGGCGAAGAAACCTCGATCTACGACGCCGCCATGCAATACGTCAAGGACGGCGTGCCGACCATGGTGTTTGCCGGTGAAGAGTACGGCACAGGTTCGTCGCGCGACTGGGCGGCCAAAGGCACCCAGCTGCTGGGCGTGAAGGCTGTGTTTGCGCGTTCGTTCGAGCGTATCCACCGCTCCAACCTGGTCGGCATGGGCGTGCTGCCTTTGCAATTCCTTGGCACCGACAGCGTCCAGACCCTGGGCATCACCGGCAACGAGACTTTCGACCTGAAAGGCATCGACGGCGAAATCAAGCCGCAGCAAGACGCTACCCTGGTGATCCATCGCGCCAACGGCGAAACCAAGGAAGTCAAGGTCCTGCTGCGTATCGATACGCCGATCGAAGTCGACTACTACAAACACGGCGGCATCCTGCCGTTCGTGCTGCGCCAGTTGCTGGCAGCATAA
- a CDS encoding GntR family transcriptional regulator — translation MSSIPSNVSSDPASQSAAVPASPSASSPTFSPLYQQIKALIMQRLQSGEWKPGELIPSEVELGNRFKVSQGTVRKAIDELAAENLLVRRQGKGTFVATHHEARSQFRFLRLMPDSDQPQVTDKKVIELKRLRAPAEIARLLGMKSGDSVVYVKRVMAFDGVPTILEELWLPGALFKALTLERLVEYKGPMYGLFETEFGTRMIRATEQIRAASADADAAQLLAVEKSSPLLCVERVSFTYGDKPVEVRRGLYVTNRHHYQNELN, via the coding sequence ATGAGTTCCATCCCGTCCAATGTGAGCAGTGACCCCGCCAGCCAGAGCGCTGCTGTTCCTGCATCTCCCTCGGCATCGTCGCCGACCTTCAGTCCCCTCTACCAGCAAATCAAGGCGCTGATCATGCAGCGCCTGCAATCCGGCGAATGGAAGCCGGGCGAACTGATCCCTAGCGAAGTCGAGCTCGGCAACCGTTTCAAGGTGAGCCAGGGCACGGTGCGCAAGGCGATCGATGAGCTGGCCGCGGAAAACCTGCTGGTGCGGCGCCAGGGCAAGGGCACGTTTGTCGCCACCCATCACGAAGCGCGTTCGCAGTTCCGTTTCCTGCGCCTGATGCCGGACAGCGACCAGCCGCAAGTTACCGATAAAAAAGTGATCGAGCTCAAGCGCCTGCGCGCGCCGGCGGAAATCGCGCGCCTGCTGGGCATGAAATCGGGTGACTCGGTGGTATATGTCAAGCGCGTCATGGCGTTCGACGGCGTGCCGACGATACTCGAAGAGCTGTGGCTGCCCGGCGCGCTGTTCAAGGCACTGACGCTGGAGCGGCTGGTGGAATACAAGGGGCCGATGTACGGCCTGTTTGAAACCGAATTCGGCACGCGCATGATCCGTGCCACCGAACAGATCCGCGCCGCCAGCGCCGATGCCGATGCGGCGCAGTTGCTGGCGGTGGAGAAATCGTCGCCTTTGTTGTGCGTGGAGCGCGTCTCTTTCACCTACGGCGACAAGCCGGTGGAAGTGCGGCGCGGCTTGTATGTGACCAATCGTCATCACTACCAGAACGAGCTGAACTGA
- a CDS encoding pirin family protein, whose translation MKKVLGVYSAPRQHWVGDGFPARSMFSYTSHGKQLSPFLLLDYAGPAEFSPTTRPRGVGSHPHRGFETVTIVYKGEVEHRDSTGHGGVIGPGDVQWMTAGSGILHQEFHSEAFSRSGGTLEMVQLWVNLPAKDKMTAPGYQAIVDRDIPAVALPDGAGSVRVIAGEFDGHAGPAHTFTPMNVWDMRLNQGASTKLSLPTGWHSALVVLRGTVLVNGETVAREAQMVLLDNDGNSVDIEANNDAVVLVLSGEPIDEAIVGHGPFVMNSQEEIAQAIADFNSGRFARIAEPA comes from the coding sequence ATGAAAAAAGTCCTCGGCGTCTACAGCGCACCTCGCCAACATTGGGTCGGCGACGGTTTTCCTGCACGCTCGATGTTTTCGTACACCAGCCACGGCAAGCAGCTGAGCCCGTTCCTGCTGCTCGATTACGCCGGTCCGGCTGAGTTCAGCCCCACTACCCGCCCGCGCGGCGTCGGTTCGCATCCGCATCGCGGTTTCGAAACCGTCACCATCGTCTACAAGGGCGAAGTGGAGCACCGCGACTCGACCGGCCACGGCGGCGTGATCGGTCCCGGCGACGTGCAATGGATGACCGCAGGCAGCGGCATCCTGCACCAGGAGTTTCACTCGGAAGCCTTCAGCCGTTCCGGCGGCACGCTGGAAATGGTGCAGCTGTGGGTGAACCTGCCGGCCAAGGACAAGATGACGGCGCCTGGCTATCAAGCCATCGTCGATCGCGACATCCCGGCCGTGGCCCTGCCTGACGGCGCCGGCAGCGTGCGCGTGATCGCCGGCGAGTTCGACGGCCATGCCGGTCCGGCCCATACTTTCACGCCGATGAACGTGTGGGACATGCGCCTCAACCAGGGCGCCAGCACCAAGCTGTCGCTGCCCACCGGCTGGCATTCGGCGCTGGTGGTGCTGCGCGGAACCGTGCTGGTCAACGGCGAAACCGTGGCGCGTGAAGCGCAAATGGTGTTGCTCGACAACGATGGCAACAGCGTCGATATCGAGGCCAACAACGACGCCGTGGTGCTGGTGCTGAGCGGCGAGCCGATCGATGAAGCGATCGTCGGCCATGGTCCGTTCGTCATGAACAGCCAGGAAGAAATCGCGCAGGCGATCGCCGACTTCAACAGCGGCCGCTTTGCACGGATCGCCGAACCGGCATAA
- the sdhC gene encoding succinate dehydrogenase, cytochrome b556 subunit — translation MSEAAKPNRPQFRNINITQIVGYRLPLAGIISILHRISGLLMFLLLPFILFLLDKSLVSESSFEYFKGFTSNWFVKLVILALSWAYLHHFCAGIRHLVMDNHIGLTKDSARKSAAGVLIISVPLALIVALKLFGAF, via the coding sequence ATGTCTGAAGCCGCGAAACCCAATCGGCCACAGTTTCGTAATATAAACATTACTCAAATTGTCGGTTACCGCTTGCCGCTGGCAGGCATTATTTCGATTTTGCATCGCATTAGTGGCTTGTTGATGTTTTTGCTCTTGCCTTTTATCTTGTTCTTGCTGGATAAAAGCCTGGTATCTGAAAGTTCTTTCGAATACTTCAAAGGCTTTACGTCGAACTGGTTCGTAAAGCTTGTCATCCTGGCCCTGTCCTGGGCTTACCTGCACCACTTCTGCGCCGGCATCCGCCACCTCGTCATGGATAACCACATCGGCCTGACCAAGGATAGCGCGCGCAAATCGGCTGCCGGTGTCCTGATCATCAGCGTGCCGCTGGCGCTGATCGTTGCATTGAAACTGTTCGGAGCATTCTGA
- a CDS encoding M14 family metallopeptidase, with translation MPIKISQQFDAAAIEVVRANSPQQIELNIRKDSHADFTQWFYFRLQGARDEDCTIRFLNAGATTYPKGWENYQAVASYDRENWFRVPTSFDGQVMTISHTPDYDSVYYAYFEPYSWERHLALLGQAEQSPLARVLDIGSTVDGRDMNVLVIGDPDAAKKVWVIARQHPGETMAEWFVEGMVDALLDSANPLATKVLQHAVFYIVPNMNPDGSVRGNLRTNAAGANLNREWMTPTLERSPEVFAVKNKIHETGCDLFLDVHGDEALPYVFVAGSEMLEDFSPQQGVEQQKFIDDFLRASPDFQTEYGYAASKYSSDVLTLASKYIGHTFKCVSLTLELPFKDNAILPDAQVGWDGARSARLGEVVLQPILRAFE, from the coding sequence ATGCCGATAAAAATCAGCCAGCAGTTTGACGCCGCCGCCATTGAAGTAGTGCGCGCGAACAGTCCTCAGCAAATCGAATTGAACATTCGCAAAGATTCTCACGCGGATTTCACCCAATGGTTCTATTTCCGCCTGCAGGGCGCGCGCGATGAAGACTGCACCATCCGTTTCCTGAATGCCGGCGCCACCACCTACCCTAAGGGCTGGGAAAATTACCAGGCGGTGGCCAGCTACGACCGTGAGAACTGGTTCCGCGTGCCGACCAGCTTTGACGGCCAGGTCATGACCATCAGCCATACGCCGGATTACGACAGCGTCTACTACGCCTACTTTGAGCCGTACTCCTGGGAGCGTCACCTGGCGCTGCTGGGGCAGGCCGAGCAGTCGCCGCTGGCGCGTGTGCTGGATATCGGTAGCACGGTCGACGGCCGCGACATGAACGTGCTGGTGATCGGCGATCCTGACGCTGCCAAGAAGGTATGGGTCATCGCGCGCCAGCATCCGGGCGAAACCATGGCGGAATGGTTTGTCGAAGGCATGGTCGACGCTTTGCTGGACAGCGCCAATCCGCTGGCGACCAAGGTATTGCAGCACGCGGTGTTCTACATCGTGCCGAACATGAATCCGGATGGCTCGGTGCGCGGCAACCTGCGCACCAATGCCGCCGGCGCTAACCTGAACCGCGAGTGGATGACGCCGACGCTGGAGCGCAGCCCTGAAGTGTTCGCGGTCAAGAACAAGATCCACGAAACCGGCTGCGACCTGTTCCTGGACGTGCATGGCGACGAGGCGTTGCCGTATGTGTTTGTGGCGGGCTCGGAGATGCTGGAGGATTTCAGTCCGCAGCAGGGCGTCGAGCAGCAGAAATTCATCGACGATTTCCTGCGCGCCAGCCCGGATTTCCAGACTGAATACGGCTACGCCGCGAGCAAGTACAGCAGCGACGTGCTGACCCTGGCATCCAAATATATCGGCCACACTTTCAAGTGCGTGTCGCTGACGCTGGAATTGCCGTTCAAGGATAACGCCATCCTGCCGGATGCGCAGGTCGGTTGGGACGGCGCACGCAGTGCGCGCCTGGGCGAAGTGGTGCTGCAGCCGATCTTGCGGGCATTCGAATAA
- a CDS encoding HpcH/HpaI aldolase/citrate lyase family protein, giving the protein MHPTQVLFLGKQQPVSLPVCDHYAGAEKLMRKSVALQQELGPVFDITLDCEDGASAGNEAAHAQLVAAVIGGADNRFERIGARVHDSGSAFFEQDVEIICKGAARRLAYLMLPKAESLAEVSAAIALIEHHSSQAGRQALPVHVLIETHGALADVFAIAALPQVQSLSFGIMDFVSAHFGAIPSAAMRSPAQFSHPLVTRAKLEIAAACHAHGKVPSHNVTTDIKDSASAAADAGRAAGEFGYTRMWSIHPQQIRPILNAFTPPQSEIAAAAQILLAARQADWGPIQHEGTLHDRASYRYYWSVLQRAKNNGVALPEGAATLL; this is encoded by the coding sequence ATGCATCCTACCCAGGTCTTATTCCTAGGCAAGCAGCAGCCGGTCTCGCTACCGGTCTGCGATCATTACGCCGGCGCTGAAAAGCTCATGCGTAAGTCGGTCGCGCTGCAGCAGGAGCTGGGTCCGGTATTCGACATCACGCTCGACTGCGAAGACGGCGCCAGCGCCGGCAACGAAGCAGCGCATGCACAACTGGTGGCAGCCGTCATCGGCGGCGCCGACAACCGCTTTGAGCGCATAGGCGCGCGCGTGCACGATAGCGGCAGCGCCTTTTTCGAACAAGACGTAGAAATCATCTGCAAAGGCGCGGCGCGGCGGCTGGCTTACCTGATGCTGCCCAAGGCCGAGAGCCTGGCCGAAGTCAGCGCCGCCATCGCACTGATAGAACACCACAGCAGCCAGGCCGGACGGCAGGCGCTGCCGGTCCATGTATTGATAGAAACGCATGGTGCGCTGGCCGACGTCTTCGCCATCGCCGCCCTGCCCCAGGTGCAGTCGCTGTCGTTCGGCATCATGGATTTTGTTTCGGCGCACTTCGGCGCCATTCCCAGCGCAGCGATGCGTTCGCCGGCGCAGTTCAGCCATCCGCTGGTCACCCGCGCCAAGCTGGAAATCGCCGCGGCCTGCCATGCACACGGCAAAGTGCCGTCGCATAACGTCACCACCGACATCAAGGACAGCGCCAGCGCCGCTGCCGATGCCGGCCGCGCCGCCGGCGAATTCGGCTATACCCGCATGTGGAGCATCCATCCGCAGCAGATCAGGCCGATCTTGAACGCATTCACCCCGCCGCAGTCCGAGATAGCCGCTGCGGCACAGATCCTGCTTGCAGCCCGGCAGGCGGACTGGGGACCGATACAACACGAGGGCACGCTGCATGACCGCGCCAGTTACCGTTACTACTGGAGTGTCCTGCAGCGTGCAAAAAACAACGGTGTCGCACTACCTGAAGGCGCAGCAACTTTGTTATAA
- a CDS encoding DUF2863 family protein, whose product MRRPSKKPSRKSSADSHRLAELAQALIQASSRLEERAWEREIEALLNKHFKARHQEPIDGALEQLFPVEPDAYDALMDVVEACSESSTIDYQGQQYDCLLVGIPLLAWTRFSIGSGPIPSDVMLTLGAHLHAHILAPEVMTAMVPSLYAIDQLPRSHSETYALLQQLSHAALTAAPVRSPADQPQTAPFLADTRYLLAALVAPSGMPLFRWQLTHGQPGHIAADKEQALEQWRNQVTPNMTRLLPGCGIQLLLPEAYFAACREADLQIRPASLRAASYYLSHTLDIASKDLHASIGRFSEQPESGRVDEYRIGFSLGQTNEVIYGVVWPLYGPEEANEEIVSRAGDSEAATAEPETPLEQILSLLRECGIDDIQRHAELFAMEFCDDCGTPLYPDREGDLVHPEMPDDTPAGSAHFH is encoded by the coding sequence ATGCGCCGTCCGTCAAAAAAACCTTCCCGCAAATCATCCGCCGACAGCCATCGCCTGGCCGAGCTGGCACAGGCATTGATACAAGCCTCCAGCCGTCTTGAGGAGCGCGCATGGGAACGCGAGATCGAAGCCTTGCTCAACAAGCATTTCAAGGCACGCCACCAGGAGCCTATCGACGGCGCACTGGAGCAGCTGTTCCCGGTCGAGCCGGACGCCTACGACGCCCTGATGGACGTAGTCGAAGCCTGCAGCGAATCGAGCACCATCGACTACCAGGGCCAGCAATACGACTGTCTGCTGGTAGGCATCCCGCTGCTGGCATGGACCCGTTTTTCGATCGGCTCGGGACCGATCCCGAGCGACGTCATGCTGACCCTCGGCGCCCATCTGCACGCCCACATCCTGGCGCCGGAAGTCATGACCGCCATGGTGCCGTCGCTGTATGCGATCGACCAGCTGCCGCGCAGCCACAGCGAAACCTACGCCCTGCTGCAGCAGCTGTCGCACGCGGCGCTGACCGCGGCGCCGGTGCGCAGCCCGGCCGACCAGCCGCAGACCGCGCCGTTCCTGGCCGATACCCGCTACCTGCTGGCGGCCCTGGTGGCGCCCAGCGGCATGCCGCTGTTCCGCTGGCAGCTGACGCACGGCCAGCCTGGCCACATCGCCGCCGACAAGGAGCAGGCGCTGGAGCAATGGCGTAACCAGGTCACGCCCAACATGACGCGCCTGCTGCCAGGCTGCGGCATCCAGCTGCTGCTGCCGGAAGCGTATTTCGCCGCCTGCCGCGAGGCTGACCTGCAGATCCGCCCGGCTTCCCTGCGCGCCGCCAGCTACTACCTGTCGCACACGCTGGACATCGCCTCGAAAGACCTGCACGCCAGCATCGGCCGTTTCAGCGAACAGCCGGAAAGCGGCCGCGTCGACGAATACCGCATCGGCTTTTCGCTGGGTCAGACCAACGAGGTGATCTACGGCGTGGTATGGCCGCTGTACGGCCCGGAAGAAGCCAACGAAGAAATCGTCAGCCGCGCCGGCGACAGCGAAGCCGCCACAGCCGAGCCGGAAACCCCGCTGGAACAGATCCTGAGCCTGCTGCGCGAATGCGGCATCGACGATATCCAGCGCCACGCCGAATTGTTTGCCATGGAATTTTGCGACGATTGCGGCACCCCGCTCTACCCGGACCGCGAAGGCGACCTGGTGCATCCGGAAATGCCTGACGATACGCCTGCCGGCTCGGCGCATTTCCACTGA